In Candidatus Nitrosarchaeum limnium SFB1, the following proteins share a genomic window:
- a CDS encoding multicopper oxidase type 3, with the protein MLLISVIIGISTIIGFSIFTEAQLEQKIFVTHTGQIIKTSGDVLDPVYSVSTVEFDPDKFLRTFNYGRVSESNGQTIRDFTIIAEDNKIQEISPGVFYNVWTFNGTVPGPTIRATEGDLVRIHFINNGSKPHTIHFHGIHPAEMDGVFEIVGAGGGQFTYEFVAGPVGVHPYHCHVMPLEEHISHGLYGVFIVDPKIPRPQADEMVMVLNGFDTDFDTENNFYAANTIPFYYQHHPIQINTNELIRIYVVNMVEFDPINNFHLHGNLYQYFPTGTSLVPSTYTDMITLSQTERGIMEFQYQYPGKYLFHAHKVEFSEKGWVGLFLVKDKSGE; encoded by the coding sequence ATGCTATTGATATCTGTGATTATTGGAATTTCAACAATAATTGGATTTTCTATTTTTACAGAAGCACAACTAGAACAAAAAATTTTTGTCACTCATACCGGACAAATTATTAAAACCTCAGGCGATGTCTTAGATCCTGTTTATTCAGTTTCAACTGTTGAATTTGATCCAGATAAGTTTCTTAGGACTTTTAATTATGGTCGTGTCTCTGAATCAAATGGTCAAACAATTAGAGATTTTACAATAATTGCTGAAGATAATAAAATACAAGAAATATCTCCTGGAGTTTTTTACAATGTTTGGACTTTTAATGGAACTGTTCCTGGTCCTACTATACGTGCAACTGAAGGTGATTTAGTTCGCATTCATTTCATTAATAATGGTTCAAAACCACATACTATACATTTTCATGGAATTCATCCAGCTGAGATGGATGGTGTTTTTGAAATTGTTGGTGCTGGAGGTGGCCAATTTACCTATGAATTTGTAGCAGGTCCAGTAGGAGTGCATCCATATCATTGCCATGTAATGCCTCTTGAAGAACACATTTCACATGGTCTTTATGGTGTTTTCATAGTGGATCCAAAAATACCCAGACCTCAAGCTGATGAAATGGTAATGGTTCTAAATGGATTTGATACTGATTTTGATACTGAAAATAACTTCTATGCTGCTAACACAATTCCATTTTACTACCAACATCACCCAATTCAAATTAACACAAACGAGCTAATTCGAATTTATGTTGTAAATATGGTTGAATTTGATCCAATTAATAATTTCCATTTACATGGAAATCTATACCAATATTTTCCTACTGGAACTAGCTTGGTGCCTTCAACTTACACAGATATGATAACTCTATCTCAAACTGAGCGTGGAATTATGGAATTTCAATATCAGTATCCTGGAAAGTATCTATTTCATGCACACAAGGTTGAATTTTCTGAAAAAGGATGGGTTGGTCTCTTTCTAGTTAAAGACAAATCTGGAGAATAA
- a CDS encoding 30S ribosomal protein S13P translates to MSTQEYRHIVRIVGNDIPGARKAIVGLTQIKGIGYNFATAILDTLKINTNTNIGFLSESDVQSIEKLITNPIAGNFPPWFLNRRKDIETGSNMHLLTSDIPFTLRNDIERERITNSWRGYRHMYGLKVRGQCTRTTGRKGGAVGVAKAGKPAPAQAAVAPAAAAAPAAAAAPAAAAAKPADAKKAAPAEKKK, encoded by the coding sequence TTGAGCACTCAAGAATACAGACACATTGTAAGAATTGTAGGGAACGATATCCCAGGAGCTAGAAAGGCAATAGTAGGATTAACCCAGATTAAAGGAATAGGGTATAATTTTGCCACTGCAATTTTAGATACTTTAAAAATTAACACGAATACAAATATTGGTTTCTTATCAGAATCAGATGTTCAATCAATTGAAAAATTAATCACAAATCCCATAGCAGGTAATTTTCCACCATGGTTTCTAAATAGAAGAAAAGACATTGAAACAGGTTCTAACATGCACCTATTAACATCAGATATTCCTTTTACTTTAAGAAATGATATTGAAAGAGAAAGAATAACCAACAGTTGGAGAGGTTATCGTCACATGTATGGATTAAAAGTTAGAGGTCAATGTACTAGAACTACTGGTAGAAAGGGTGGAGCAGTAGGTGTTGCCAAAGCTGGAAAACCAGCTCCTGCACAAGCAGCAGTGGCACCTGCAGCAGCAGCGGCACCTGCAGCAGCAGCGGCACCTGCAGCAGCAGCGGCAAAACCTGCTGATGCAAAGAAGGCAGCTCCTGCGGAGAAAAAGAAATAG
- a CDS encoding 30S ribosomal protein S4, with protein sequence MGDPKYPRRMWRKPKRPLNYDLKMEELKTLGTFGLRSKRELWKAHTELSRVRHQARSLLALRQEIRLEKEPILMKSLSRIGLVSNESTLDDVLNLQVNDLLSRRLQTLVTKKLGFKTPYQARQAVIHGHIMIGDRKVNIPSYIVTLEEEKNIHFSPESKIPGMLEDTKSEPKPEITEVEQVEAESQTKE encoded by the coding sequence ATGGGAGATCCTAAATATCCAAGACGAATGTGGAGAAAACCAAAGAGACCACTTAACTACGATTTAAAAATGGAAGAGCTAAAAACTCTTGGAACATTTGGCTTAAGATCAAAAAGAGAATTGTGGAAAGCACATACAGAGTTATCTCGTGTTAGACACCAAGCAAGATCATTACTGGCATTAAGACAAGAGATAAGATTAGAAAAAGAACCAATCTTGATGAAATCATTATCCAGAATTGGATTAGTAAGTAACGAATCTACTTTAGATGATGTACTTAATCTTCAAGTAAACGATTTACTATCACGTAGATTACAAACACTTGTAACAAAAAAATTAGGATTTAAAACTCCATATCAAGCAAGACAAGCAGTAATTCATGGACACATTATGATTGGAGATAGAAAAGTAAACATTCCATCATACATAGTAACATTAGAAGAAGAAAAAAATATTCATTTCTCACCAGAGTCCAAGATTCCAGGCATGCTTGAAGATACTAAATCAGAACCTAAACCTGAAATCACTGAAGTGGAACAGGTAGAAGCAGAATCTCAAACTAAAGAGTAA
- a CDS encoding hypothetical protein (hypothetical protein Nmar_0333) yields MLFVGMITRKTIILLSFCFSAFLIPITHVDASSNPNLFVSAENSQFNNRFSGSMVVEVIIRDPNLHDTDQGKGEPDVTINGKSLRMVQSTDGNWYAYFANVNKAKIADSTQSATSGKGLDFGVFCSRDTPSNVFGVSFSQTDGFAVPGNNGLSGFTNGAASFTQCNGSPTTPTILNNVVRHAQSINTNPNIPSGQIGLDPDAWPLIQLYSFNSDVKIQYNAGGNPQSVTLQYDDSANVSFKIDKNTYPQNSEVFLTVNDFQLNQDPTDEDSWTFNINSTLGTFYQAYDNSGSNSANGNAGLVNLIPYLSNLGFKDNGKLSITLGNIMKLKSNDKQPSTSVNGIPSNTFSQIVTLVENGPNSGIFENSDDADKSTISILTNAPRGQTGQIEYNKKSTSVLTGSSTSTISINQPALTVGNGPKSLIPGTKYPVTLFDSNQNINSASREHLDVFRDTSIVPTLKIGNPITLGKASDVKYHTSSSSLTPSFTLSSSTPDKNSERLFIDTNAITANFKQISMNLGISASNLQSSIIDTSLPNTSGTNWLNYDLRSFEKDFGITNFSTTSMTLSFGTLGTSPVTIVRSGDISSSYGFIQLSNSDIQQITGKSGAVYLVINFSSATGAISSEQNKQPIVFDLFSFGLKNNNDVDNSIYRFELEETSDNSSTFTGTLEYAVANQLNISDPNFIKSIRAVDNEIKFIITNRLINENAIAISYSDLDKVGVTTTVSTKSNIPTNSGVVSTGSTSYRFGQSVTITLNDPDLNLNSNAVDIYLVNNDPNSSNVDTVGSGNNILLEVLIKDIRYKRCTINGVEYGGLSSTGFTLVETGPSTGVFEGSFKMPSQICDKSGTKLISSAGGSLDAKYHDSRDASGNPNIFSLLAYKSPPTIFNSATIKRKHNHNSFVRKL; encoded by the coding sequence ATGCTATTTGTTGGTATGATAACTAGAAAAACAATTATCTTACTTAGCTTTTGCTTTAGTGCTTTTTTAATCCCTATAACACATGTAGATGCATCTAGTAACCCCAATCTTTTTGTTTCAGCAGAAAATTCTCAATTTAACAATCGCTTTTCAGGCTCAATGGTAGTTGAAGTAATTATACGTGATCCAAATCTACATGATACAGATCAAGGAAAAGGAGAACCAGATGTTACTATTAATGGTAAATCTTTACGAATGGTTCAATCCACCGATGGTAATTGGTATGCATATTTTGCAAATGTTAACAAGGCAAAAATAGCAGATTCAACCCAGTCTGCTACTTCGGGTAAAGGTCTAGACTTTGGTGTTTTTTGCAGTAGGGATACACCATCAAATGTTTTTGGTGTTTCTTTTTCACAAACTGATGGATTCGCTGTTCCAGGAAACAACGGTCTTTCCGGTTTTACAAACGGTGCTGCTTCATTTACTCAATGCAATGGTTCTCCTACCACTCCCACAATTCTTAACAATGTTGTAAGACATGCACAATCAATTAATACAAATCCAAATATTCCGTCTGGACAAATTGGATTAGATCCTGATGCTTGGCCATTAATTCAACTCTATTCATTTAACAGTGATGTAAAAATTCAATACAATGCAGGTGGAAATCCTCAATCTGTCACTCTTCAATATGATGATAGTGCAAACGTTTCTTTTAAAATTGATAAAAACACATATCCACAAAACTCAGAAGTATTTCTCACTGTAAATGATTTTCAATTAAATCAAGATCCTACCGATGAAGATTCATGGACATTTAACATAAATTCTACACTTGGAACTTTTTATCAAGCATATGATAATTCTGGTTCTAATTCTGCTAACGGTAATGCGGGATTAGTAAATTTAATTCCATATCTTTCTAATTTGGGGTTTAAAGATAATGGTAAGCTTTCAATTACATTGGGAAATATAATGAAATTAAAATCAAATGACAAACAACCTTCAACTTCTGTTAATGGAATTCCTAGTAATACATTTTCACAAATTGTCACTCTTGTAGAAAACGGTCCAAATTCTGGAATATTTGAAAATTCAGATGATGCTGATAAATCTACAATTTCAATTCTTACTAATGCACCAAGGGGACAAACAGGACAAATAGAATATAATAAAAAATCTACCTCTGTACTTACTGGCTCATCTACATCTACTATTTCAATAAATCAACCTGCTTTAACGGTGGGTAATGGTCCAAAGTCGTTAATTCCAGGAACAAAATACCCTGTAACTCTTTTTGATTCTAATCAAAATATTAATTCAGCATCTAGAGAACATTTGGATGTATTTAGAGATACTTCAATTGTACCTACACTTAAGATTGGAAATCCAATAACTCTTGGAAAAGCATCTGATGTAAAATATCATACTTCGTCTAGTAGTTTGACCCCTTCATTTACATTAAGTTCCTCTACTCCTGACAAAAATTCTGAGAGGTTATTCATTGACACAAACGCAATAACTGCAAATTTTAAACAGATATCTATGAATCTTGGAATTTCTGCATCTAACTTACAATCATCTATTATAGATACATCACTTCCAAACACATCTGGAACTAACTGGTTAAACTATGATCTTCGATCTTTTGAAAAAGATTTTGGAATAACTAATTTTTCTACCACATCTATGACTCTCTCATTTGGAACTCTGGGTACTTCGCCCGTAACTATAGTTCGTTCTGGTGATATCTCTTCTTCATATGGATTTATTCAACTTAGTAATTCTGACATACAACAAATTACTGGTAAGAGTGGAGCTGTGTATCTTGTAATTAATTTTAGTTCTGCCACAGGTGCTATTTCATCTGAACAAAACAAACAACCTATTGTATTTGATTTATTTTCATTTGGACTAAAAAATAATAACGATGTTGATAATTCAATTTATAGATTTGAATTAGAGGAAACAAGTGATAATTCATCTACATTTACCGGCACACTAGAATATGCTGTTGCTAACCAACTAAATATTTCAGATCCTAATTTTATAAAGTCAATTAGAGCAGTAGATAATGAAATTAAATTCATTATAACGAATAGATTGATTAATGAAAATGCGATAGCTATTTCTTATTCAGACTTGGATAAAGTTGGAGTGACTACAACTGTTTCTACTAAATCTAATATTCCCACCAATTCAGGTGTAGTATCTACAGGTTCTACATCATATAGATTTGGTCAATCAGTTACAATTACTTTGAATGATCCAGATCTTAATTTGAATAGTAATGCAGTTGATATCTATCTAGTAAATAACGATCCTAATTCTTCAAACGTTGATACTGTTGGCAGTGGAAACAATATTTTGTTGGAGGTTTTAATTAAAGACATTCGATACAAGCGATGTACCATAAATGGAGTTGAATATGGTGGTTTATCTTCTACTGGGTTTACATTAGTTGAAACTGGCCCAAGTACTGGCGTGTTTGAGGGCTCATTCAAAATGCCTTCACAAATTTGCGATAAATCTGGAACAAAATTAATTTCTTCCGCTGGGGGAAGTCTTGATGCAAAATATCATGATTCTCGTGATGCTTCCGGAAATCCCAACATATTCAGTTTATTGGCCTACAAATCCCCCCCCACAATCTTCAACTCCGCCACAATTAAGCGCAAACACAATCATAATTCCTTCGTCAGGAAACTCTGA
- a CDS encoding hypothetical protein (hypothetical protein Nmar_0327), with translation MQKSGILFVIVGGIVGLGIILSFYGNQVIFEDLIKGEGQVKLGKNLIVPIEFETVQTHAGVYAIQIIDFKKGITAKILDPSDREIESQIINQEVFEGRFKIEEPGTYKLVIENPDEIEIKVFGVIGPEPDAGKKSIGFISLYILVIGLGGMGGVTIYAIKNRKKSFS, from the coding sequence GTGCAAAAATCAGGCATACTTTTTGTGATTGTTGGAGGAATAGTTGGATTAGGAATAATACTGTCATTTTATGGTAATCAAGTAATTTTTGAGGATTTGATAAAGGGTGAAGGACAAGTTAAACTTGGTAAAAATTTGATAGTTCCAATTGAATTTGAGACAGTACAAACACATGCAGGAGTTTATGCGATTCAAATAATTGATTTTAAAAAAGGGATAACTGCAAAAATATTAGATCCCTCTGATAGAGAAATAGAATCACAAATAATCAATCAAGAAGTATTTGAAGGAAGATTCAAGATTGAAGAACCTGGGACATACAAATTAGTAATTGAAAATCCAGATGAAATAGAAATCAAAGTTTTTGGAGTAATAGGTCCAGAACCGGATGCAGGTAAAAAGTCAATTGGATTTATTTCATTATACATACTTGTAATTGGTTTGGGAGGAATGGGAGGAGTTACTATTTATGCAATTAAAAATCGTAAAAAATCTTTTAGTTAA
- a CDS encoding hypothetical protein (hypothetical protein Nmar_0334), which yields MISLISYGFVGSAHAATQDDCADGQLFQNGECIDTGCTADQVYQNGQCVSVTKQLRNDLNLKSDKSLYAQGGLVTVTGLVKNYDATASGDVSVIVRAPDNNIVAIDQIHPNADGSFQLSFKADGPQFKTAGAYTVHAVFSGLKSDITFEFTGGTGKVVSGGETTPKPITCPSGQILVDGKCTVKPITCNAGEKLVDGKCVMSEPEPEPEPEPEPEPQPTCGAGTELVNGICQVVKTTEKPKGGGCLIATAAYGTELAPQVQFLREVRDNTVMSTSSGMAFMSGFNQFYYSFSPTIADWERENPMFQEAVRAFITPMISTLSIMTLAEGGSDAQVLGLGISVIILNLGIYIAAPTVIGFKVHKHLKSKK from the coding sequence ATGATATCTTTAATATCTTATGGATTTGTAGGATCTGCTCATGCTGCCACTCAAGATGATTGTGCCGATGGGCAACTATTCCAAAACGGTGAATGTATCGATACTGGTTGTACTGCAGACCAAGTTTATCAAAATGGTCAATGTGTATCTGTAACAAAACAATTAAGAAATGATTTGAATTTAAAATCTGATAAATCTCTTTATGCACAAGGAGGACTAGTAACTGTCACCGGTCTTGTAAAAAATTATGATGCTACTGCCTCTGGTGATGTTTCAGTTATTGTTAGAGCCCCAGATAACAATATTGTTGCTATAGATCAAATTCATCCTAATGCTGATGGTTCTTTTCAACTAAGTTTCAAAGCAGATGGCCCACAATTCAAAACAGCTGGTGCTTATACTGTTCACGCTGTATTTTCTGGTTTAAAATCTGATATTACATTTGAATTTACTGGAGGTACTGGTAAAGTTGTATCTGGTGGCGAGACAACTCCAAAACCAATCACTTGTCCTTCTGGTCAAATTTTAGTTGATGGAAAATGTACTGTTAAACCAATCACATGTAATGCTGGAGAAAAACTAGTTGATGGAAAATGTGTTATGTCTGAACCAGAACCAGAACCAGAACCAGAACCAGAACCAGAACCACAGCCAACTTGTGGAGCAGGAACTGAATTGGTAAATGGAATTTGTCAAGTAGTTAAAACTACAGAAAAACCAAAGGGTGGTGGATGTTTAATTGCAACAGCTGCATATGGAACTGAATTAGCTCCTCAAGTACAATTCCTCAGAGAAGTTAGAGATAATACTGTAATGAGTACTTCATCTGGAATGGCATTCATGAGTGGATTCAATCAATTCTACTATTCATTCTCTCCAACAATCGCTGATTGGGAAAGAGAAAATCCAATGTTCCAAGAAGCAGTTAGAGCATTTATCACTCCAATGATTTCCACATTGTCTATAATGACATTAGCAGAAGGTGGTTCTGATGCTCAAGTCTTAGGATTGGGAATATCTGTAATTATATTGAACTTGGGAATATACATTGCAGCACCTACCGTAATTGGATTTAAAGTTCACAAACATTTGAAATCCAAAAAGTAG
- a CDS encoding cation diffusion facilitator family transporter: MFVQKTRILQISLIAIFSAFVVELVFGLISNSLGLITDSVHALLDSVVTAILLLAARMAIKPPDEDHTYGHGKIESLGGLIGGIAIFLIAVFFIYEAIQRLQSPVPTMLPGMFAIIGGLYTIGIDIFRIILLQKSIKKIGGTTLKADFYHAFMDLGSTVIAIVGIILVSYGFYNGDFAAALILGVLLVILSLRLIHKTALDLTDIISPELVKNVRKIIVDTEGVIDVGEILMRRSGNTLFTDVTISLRGDTSFDRAHEISNMVENNIKNKIPNISITVHFEPDWKNVPLDAKINDIAKSVSGVKGVHNIISHKTKGKTYSNLHVMVEREINLDLAHKISEEVEQKIQENIPEIEHVTIHLEPFLTVPTNLNKEDKITEEKIREILKKYSTIKKIGRIVSLNFENILKIDIDCSFDKEISIEKVHDMTSEIEHAIRTQIKNAVITIHPEPI, translated from the coding sequence ATGTTTGTTCAGAAAACTAGAATTTTACAGATTTCACTCATAGCCATTTTTTCAGCATTTGTTGTAGAACTAGTTTTTGGATTAATTTCTAACAGTTTGGGTTTGATTACAGATAGTGTCCATGCATTGCTTGATAGTGTTGTTACGGCAATTCTACTATTAGCTGCAAGGATGGCAATCAAACCTCCAGATGAGGATCATACGTATGGACATGGAAAAATTGAATCACTTGGAGGATTGATAGGGGGAATTGCAATTTTTCTAATAGCAGTATTTTTCATTTATGAGGCAATTCAAAGATTACAAAGTCCAGTTCCAACGATGTTACCAGGAATGTTTGCAATTATTGGAGGACTATACACAATAGGAATTGATATTTTTAGAATAATTCTTCTTCAAAAATCCATTAAAAAAATTGGTGGAACTACACTCAAAGCTGATTTTTATCATGCATTTATGGATCTGGGTTCAACTGTAATTGCAATAGTTGGAATTATACTAGTGTCATATGGATTCTATAATGGAGATTTTGCAGCAGCACTAATTCTAGGAGTTCTTTTAGTAATTCTAAGTTTGAGATTAATCCACAAAACAGCACTAGATCTTACGGATATAATATCTCCCGAGCTTGTAAAAAATGTAAGAAAAATTATTGTAGATACAGAAGGAGTAATTGATGTTGGAGAAATTCTGATGAGAAGATCTGGAAATACATTATTCACAGATGTTACTATCTCATTAAGAGGAGACACTAGTTTTGATAGAGCTCATGAAATTAGCAATATGGTTGAAAATAATATCAAAAATAAGATACCTAATATTTCTATCACAGTTCATTTTGAACCAGATTGGAAAAACGTTCCACTGGATGCAAAGATTAACGATATTGCAAAAAGCGTATCTGGAGTCAAAGGGGTACATAACATAATATCACATAAAACCAAAGGAAAAACATACTCTAATCTTCATGTTATGGTAGAAAGAGAAATCAATTTAGATTTAGCACACAAAATATCAGAGGAAGTAGAACAAAAGATTCAAGAAAACATTCCTGAAATTGAACATGTGACTATTCATCTTGAACCATTTCTTACCGTTCCAACTAATCTAAACAAAGAAGATAAGATCACAGAAGAGAAAATAAGAGAGATTTTAAAAAAATATTCAACAATAAAGAAAATTGGTCGCATCGTGTCTTTGAATTTTGAAAATATTCTCAAGATAGACATTGATTGTTCATTTGATAAAGAGATATCAATTGAGAAAGTTCATGACATGACATCAGAAATAGAACATGCCATAAGAACTCAAATTAAAAATGCAGTAATCACAATACATCCTGAACCAATTTGA
- a CDS encoding hypothetical protein (hypothetical protein Nmar_0326), with protein sequence MFDPITSSILSELEDGEKLCSFLAEKSSISETEVFERLGYLIEHGFILKTIHDEKLAFSANTEKLTEIIENSDTFNATIEGLEKMDSYLN encoded by the coding sequence ATGTTTGATCCTATTACATCATCTATCTTGTCAGAATTAGAAGATGGTGAAAAATTATGTTCGTTTCTGGCAGAAAAATCTTCTATATCTGAAACAGAAGTCTTTGAAAGACTTGGTTATTTAATCGAGCATGGATTTATTCTTAAAACCATTCATGATGAAAAATTAGCATTTTCTGCAAATACTGAAAAATTAACTGAAATAATAGAAAACAGTGATACCTTTAATGCAACAATTGAAGGATTAGAAAAAATGGATAGCTATCTTAACTAA
- a CDS encoding putative metal cation transporter — protein MEEIKSSKIRLIASGLIPFAFLVVMILYLLGPGSSLLQFGVALPEITIEKVEFVDSEIHVTVRNTGPIPVVIAMADVNDRIQPAAIEPHKSLERFETALVRIPFAWNHAEPYTIGITLDDGVRFEKFIEAATPALKSDSELAGFFAIIGTYVGIIPVMIGLLWLPFIKRIGKNKYNFFLALTVGLLFFLGIDAMLEGFEVSKENLSANFNGELLIVTVALLSFLGLYYAAEKLTSRTTLTASSKPFAIGLMISIGIGLHNLGEGLAIGAAIGLGHVALSTFLIVGFALHNTTEGIAIASPVAKSKSPILKIVLLGLIAGAPTILGTWIGGFFYSPFTAIIFLAIGAGAIFQVALVILKWIYQSEQKLVQTSIVSGISSGILIMYLTSILV, from the coding sequence ATGGAAGAAATCAAATCATCTAAAATTCGTTTAATTGCAAGTGGCTTAATCCCTTTTGCATTTCTTGTAGTTATGATTCTGTATTTGTTAGGTCCAGGCTCTAGCTTGCTTCAATTTGGTGTGGCTTTACCTGAAATTACTATTGAAAAAGTTGAATTTGTTGATTCTGAAATACATGTCACAGTTCGAAATACCGGTCCAATTCCTGTTGTGATTGCAATGGCTGATGTCAATGATCGAATTCAGCCTGCAGCTATAGAACCTCACAAGTCATTAGAACGATTTGAAACTGCTCTTGTAAGAATCCCTTTTGCATGGAACCATGCTGAACCATACACAATTGGGATTACATTAGATGATGGTGTGCGATTTGAAAAATTTATTGAGGCTGCAACTCCCGCATTAAAATCTGATTCTGAATTAGCTGGATTTTTTGCTATAATTGGAACATATGTTGGAATTATTCCTGTAATGATTGGATTATTATGGTTGCCTTTTATCAAAAGGATTGGAAAAAACAAATACAATTTTTTTCTTGCACTGACTGTTGGATTGTTGTTTTTTCTAGGCATTGATGCAATGCTTGAAGGATTTGAGGTTTCAAAAGAAAATCTTTCTGCTAATTTTAATGGGGAGTTGCTTATCGTAACAGTTGCATTACTATCATTTCTAGGATTGTATTATGCTGCTGAAAAACTTACTTCGAGAACTACTCTTACTGCATCTTCTAAACCCTTTGCAATTGGATTGATGATTTCTATAGGAATTGGATTACATAATTTAGGTGAGGGATTAGCTATAGGGGCTGCAATTGGTCTTGGTCATGTGGCATTGAGTACTTTTTTGATTGTTGGATTTGCATTACATAATACAACTGAAGGAATTGCCATTGCATCACCTGTCGCCAAATCAAAATCTCCGATATTGAAAATAGTTCTTCTTGGACTCATTGCAGGTGCTCCTACAATTTTGGGTACTTGGATTGGAGGGTTTTTCTATTCTCCATTTACAGCAATAATCTTCTTGGCAATTGGAGCAGGGGCAATCTTCCAAGTTGCACTTGTTATTTTAAAATGGATTTATCAAAGTGAGCAAAAACTAGTACAAACATCCATAGTATCAGGAATAAGTTCAGGAATACTCATCATGTATCTCACAAGTATTCTGGTTTGA